The Dasypus novemcinctus isolate mDasNov1 chromosome 12, mDasNov1.1.hap2, whole genome shotgun sequence genome includes a window with the following:
- the MCHR1 gene encoding LOW QUALITY PROTEIN: melanin-concentrating hormone receptor 1 (The sequence of the model RefSeq protein was modified relative to this genomic sequence to represent the inferred CDS: inserted 1 base in 1 codon), whose product MSVGAAEEGVRGAVGLGAGGRGCPAXEEAPFPDCGACAPGPGRRAREAAAACVGGRALTSGHQATGTGGMDLGASLLPAGPNASNTSADNLTSGGPPPRTGSVSYINIIMPSVFGTICLLGIIGNSTVIFAVVKKSKLHWCSNVPDIFIINLSVVDLLFLLGMPFMIHQLMGNGVWHFGETMCTLITAMDANSQFTSTYILTAMAIDRYLATVHPISSTKFRKPSVATLVICLLWALSFISITPVWLYARLIPFPGGSVGCGIRLPNPDTDLYWFTLYQFFLAFALPFVVITAAYVRILQRMTSSVAPASQRSIRLRTKRVTRTAIAICLVFFVCWAPYYVLQLTQLSISRPTLTFVYLYNAAISLGYANSCLNPFVYIVLCETFRKRLVLSVKPAAQGQLRAVSTAQTAAEDRTESKGT is encoded by the exons ATGTCAGTGGGAGCCGCCGAGGAGGGAGTGAGGGGAGCGGTGGGGCTTGGAGCGGGCGGCCGAGGCTGCCCGG GCGAGGAAGCCCCCTTTCCGGACTGCGGGGCTTGCGCTCCGGGACCAGGCAGGCGGGCGCGGGAGGCTGCCGCAGCCTGCGTGGGCGGACGGGCGCTCACCTCCGGCCACCAGGCGACGGGCACCGGCGGGATGGACCTGGGAGCCTCGCTGCTGCCCGCTGGCCCCAACGCCAGCAACACCTCCGCGGATAACCTCACCTCCGGCG ggccacctcctcGCACAGGGAGTGTATCCTACATCAACATCATCATGCCTTCCGTTTTCGGCACCATCTGCCTCCTGGGCATCATCGGGAACTCCACCGTCATCTTCGCCGTGGTGAAGAAGTCCAAGCTCCACTGGTGCAGCAACGTCCCTGACATCTTCATCATCAACCTCTCGGTCGTGgacctcctcttcctcctgggcATGCCCTTCATGATCCACCAGCTCATGGGCAACGGCGTCTGGCACTTTGGAGAGACCATGTGCACTCTCATCACCGCCATGGACGCCAACAGTCAGTTCACCAGCACCTACATCCTGACCGCCATGGCCATCGACCGCTACCTGGCCACCGTCCACCCCATCTCCTCCACCAAGTTCCGGAAGCCTTCTGTGGCCACTCTGGTGATCTGCCTCCTGTGGGCCCTCTCCTTCATCAGCATCACCCCCGTGTGGCTCTACGCCAGGCTCATCCCCTTCCCGGGTGGCTCGGTGGGCTGCGGCATCCGCCTGCCCAACCCAGACACCGACCTCTACTGGTTCACCCTGTACCAGTTCTTCCTGGCCTTTGCCCTGCCCTTCGTGGTCATCACGGCCGCATATGTGAGGATCCTGCAGCGCATGACGTCCTCAGTGGCGCCTGCCTCTCAACGCAGCATCCGGCTGCGGACAAAGAGGGTGACCCGCACGGCCATCGCCATCTGCCTGGTCTTCTTTGTGTGCTGGGCACCCTACTATGTGCTACAGCTGACCCAGCTGTCCATCAGCCGCCCGACTCTCACCTTCGTCTACCTGTACAATGCAGCCATCAGCTTGGGCTATGCCAACAGCTGCCTCAACCCCTTCGTGTACATCGTGCTCTGCGAGACCTTCCGCAAACGCCTGGTGCTGTCGGTGAAGCCTGCCGCCCAGGGGCAGCTTCGCGCCGTCAGCACCGCGCAGACGGCCGCGGAGGACAGGACGGAAAGCAAAGGCACCTGA